A window from Bacteroidota bacterium encodes these proteins:
- a CDS encoding polysaccharide biosynthesis tyrosine autokinase, translated as MNQNKQSQLVDIDDLKLILRVFLANWYVILGAVVISYFIASVYTYKLTDIYAARTQILLKSNDQYNKQSLISENFNYYQSYMDNSNEMRVMRSFDLIKESLTKLNLDVSYFIVGRLKTTEMFESTPFYVKVFSINPSLYEEFLKFRIINPEKYEISYLRDGLEQTKVGYFGKEFIDPDFKFLVTKTGTINSESIDYLKATEYKIQIHDIQNLIYKYQASISVENPEYTNILQVTVEDEVPGRAVLFLDTLAKVYIENTLKSRFDVNRNTISYIERQMSEVTTILNSIEDTMQDYKENKAILDLTKEEQDYFTKISSFDTRKSEIKLQLEAMSDLEKYIIEDKDPAFLPPSAYLVNGDHFLTESVAKLYSFQIQKNSVLSGSTEKSFPIQELDQNISKLKANVLTYISNLRNALSSRLENIEIEIGRYVSGIKSIPQKQRDLVNIQRQLDINEKMYVFLLERRSSAIIAKASIVPETRIIESARSIGVVRPNKTKIAYTFVGIAVGIALLFIFIRSVLFMKIESLEQLKKNTTVPIFGEIIYSDLAKDSYIVVDADPKSLITESFRTVRTNLEYVGSSTSRSKTILVTSNNPGEGKTFCSINLAVIIAKAGKKVMLIELDLHKPKVQVGLKMTSDIGVSNILIGKADVKDCILHSAYENLDVILSGPNPPNASELILSPKLEEMLNYTKEQYDYIIIDTAPVGLISDALIIMKQTDAVLFVANTKFASKQTIKDSNDIILTNKMKNVGYVLNSVKQKKSRYYYNRYGYGYGYGYGSYGGYTYGYGGSEKKS; from the coding sequence TGACTTAAAATTAATATTAAGGGTTTTTTTAGCCAATTGGTATGTAATTTTAGGCGCTGTTGTAATATCTTACTTTATAGCCTCTGTTTATACTTACAAGCTTACGGATATATATGCTGCCAGAACACAAATACTGCTGAAGTCAAATGATCAGTATAATAAGCAGAGTTTGATTTCTGAAAACTTTAATTATTACCAATCTTACATGGATAACTCTAATGAAATGAGGGTTATGCGTTCGTTTGATTTAATTAAGGAAAGTCTTACCAAGCTTAATCTAGATGTTTCTTATTTTATTGTCGGAAGACTAAAAACTACAGAAATGTTTGAAAGCACACCATTTTATGTGAAAGTGTTTTCAATTAACCCATCACTTTACGAAGAATTTCTAAAGTTTAGAATTATAAATCCCGAAAAGTATGAGATTAGCTATTTGAGAGATGGTTTGGAGCAAACAAAAGTTGGTTATTTTGGTAAAGAATTTATTGATCCTGATTTTAAATTTTTAGTAACAAAAACTGGTACTATCAATTCAGAATCTATTGATTACTTAAAAGCAACAGAGTATAAAATACAGATTCATGATATTCAAAACTTAATATACAAGTATCAAGCTTCTATTTCTGTTGAAAATCCTGAATACACAAATATTTTACAAGTTACAGTAGAAGATGAAGTTCCGGGAAGGGCTGTGCTTTTTTTAGATACACTTGCTAAAGTCTATATTGAGAATACACTAAAATCGAGATTTGATGTTAATAGAAATACGATTAGTTATATAGAAAGACAAATGTCGGAAGTTACAACTATACTTAACAGTATAGAAGATACTATGCAGGATTACAAGGAGAATAAAGCCATTTTAGATTTGACGAAAGAAGAACAGGATTATTTTACTAAGATTAGTTCGTTTGATACTCGAAAATCTGAAATTAAATTGCAGTTGGAAGCAATGAGTGATTTGGAAAAATATATTATTGAAGATAAAGACCCTGCTTTTTTGCCTCCTTCGGCATATTTGGTAAACGGAGATCATTTCTTAACAGAAAGTGTTGCAAAGTTGTATTCGTTTCAAATTCAGAAGAATAGTGTTTTGTCAGGATCAACAGAGAAAAGCTTTCCAATTCAAGAACTTGATCAGAATATTAGCAAATTAAAAGCTAATGTTTTGACTTATATATCTAATTTGAGAAATGCGCTAAGTTCTCGTTTAGAAAATATTGAAATTGAAATTGGGCGTTATGTTTCAGGAATTAAGTCGATACCGCAAAAGCAGCGCGATTTGGTTAATATTCAGCGACAACTTGATATTAATGAAAAAATGTATGTTTTTTTATTAGAAAGAAGGTCGAGCGCAATTATTGCCAAGGCTTCTATTGTTCCGGAAACTAGAATTATTGAATCTGCTAGATCGATTGGTGTTGTAAGACCTAATAAAACGAAGATAGCCTATACTTTTGTTGGCATTGCTGTTGGTATAGCACTGTTGTTTATTTTTATAAGAAGTGTTTTGTTTATGAAAATAGAAAGCTTAGAACAATTAAAGAAGAATACTACAGTTCCGATTTTTGGAGAAATAATTTATTCCGATTTAGCAAAAGATTCTTATATAGTTGTGGATGCAGATCCGAAATCGTTGATTACAGAGTCGTTTAGAACTGTTCGAACTAATTTGGAGTATGTAGGATCATCAACATCTAGATCAAAAACGATTCTAGTTACATCAAATAATCCTGGAGAGGGTAAAACTTTTTGTTCGATTAACTTGGCTGTAATTATTGCAAAGGCCGGTAAAAAAGTAATGCTTATTGAACTTGATTTACATAAACCTAAAGTTCAGGTTGGTTTAAAAATGACCTCAGACATTGGAGTGAGCAACATTTTAATTGGAAAGGCAGATGTTAAAGATTGTATATTGCATTCGGCCTACGAAAATCTGGATGTTATTTTGTCCGGACCTAATCCTCCAAATGCATCAGAGCTTATTTTGAGTCCTAAGTTGGAAGAAATGCTTAATTATACAAAAGAACAGTATGATTATATTATTATAGATACGGCTCCTGTAGGCCTTATTTCTGATGCATTAATAATTATGAAACAAACTGACGCTGTTCTATTTGTAGCGAATACCAAATTTGCTTCAAAACAAACAATAAAAGATTCTAACGATATAATATTAACCAATAAAATGAAAAACGTTGGGTATGTATTAAACTCGGTAAAGCAAAAGAAATCTCGTTATTATTACAATCGCTATGGTTATGGCTACGGTTATGGATATGGTAGTTATGGTGGATATACCTACGGTTACGGTGGTTCAGAAAAGAAATCTTAA